The Candidatus Amarolinea dominans genome has a segment encoding these proteins:
- a CDS encoding radical SAM protein yields the protein MDVRSKIEWLEQAAQYDACLEAGEPAPVTQMTAAASRVPDLRDSVALLSAGGRKVPVLKILQTSACEKNCYYCPFRAGRNFRRETLSPDDLAASFDQMQRAGLVQGIFLSSGIIGAVRSMDRMLQTVELIRHKYGFRGYVHLKMLPAAEEAQIERAVHLADRVSTNLEAPTPLHLSRLAPMKTFEESLVEPLKRARRLIQQTQWNSGQQIARAGMVTQFVVGPAGESDRDLLGTSQRLYREVGLHRAYYSAFRPVRDTPLEGLAATQPQREFRLYQSDFLLRAYGFRVEELPFDDSGNLPLDQDPKVLWAQRHPERFPLEVNRATPQDLLRVPGIGPQTMRNILRARLDGKLRDLGQLRKIGVDVAQAAPFVLLNGRAAPVQMALGFAW from the coding sequence ATGGACGTTCGCAGCAAGATCGAATGGTTGGAACAGGCGGCGCAGTACGATGCGTGTCTGGAGGCCGGTGAACCGGCGCCCGTCACGCAGATGACCGCGGCCGCGTCGCGTGTGCCTGACCTGCGTGATTCGGTTGCGCTGCTCAGCGCGGGCGGGCGCAAGGTGCCCGTCCTGAAGATCCTGCAGACGAGCGCGTGCGAAAAGAACTGCTACTACTGCCCCTTCCGCGCCGGCCGCAACTTCCGCCGCGAAACGCTCAGCCCGGATGACCTGGCCGCGTCGTTCGATCAGATGCAGCGCGCGGGCCTGGTGCAGGGCATCTTCCTCAGCTCCGGCATCATCGGCGCCGTGCGCTCCATGGATCGCATGCTGCAAACGGTGGAATTGATTCGCCATAAGTACGGCTTTCGGGGTTATGTCCATCTGAAGATGCTGCCCGCGGCCGAAGAAGCGCAGATCGAGCGCGCCGTCCACCTGGCCGACCGGGTGTCCACCAACCTGGAGGCGCCCACGCCCCTGCACTTGAGCCGCCTGGCGCCGATGAAAACCTTCGAGGAAAGCCTGGTGGAGCCGCTGAAGCGCGCCCGGCGCCTGATTCAGCAGACCCAGTGGAACAGCGGCCAGCAGATCGCCCGCGCCGGCATGGTCACGCAGTTCGTGGTTGGCCCGGCCGGCGAGAGTGATCGCGACCTGCTCGGCACCAGCCAACGCCTGTACCGTGAGGTGGGGTTGCACCGCGCCTACTACAGCGCGTTCCGCCCGGTGCGCGACACCCCGCTGGAAGGTCTGGCCGCCACCCAGCCGCAGCGCGAGTTTCGCCTCTACCAGAGCGATTTTCTCCTGCGCGCCTACGGCTTTCGCGTGGAAGAACTGCCGTTCGATGACAGCGGCAATTTGCCGCTCGATCAGGACCCCAAAGTGCTGTGGGCGCAGCGCCACCCGGAGCGATTTCCGCTGGAAGTCAACCGGGCGACGCCGCAAGACCTGCTGCGCGTGCCGGGCATCGGCCCGCAGACCATGCGCAACATCCTGCGCGCGCGCCTCGATGGCAAGTTGCGCGACCTGGGGCAGCTCAGGAAGATCGGCGTTGACGTGGCCCAGGCTGCCCCATTTGTCTTGCTCAATGGCCGCGCCGCGCCGGTGCAAATGGCGCTGGGCTTTGCGTGGTAG
- a CDS encoding type II toxin-antitoxin system Phd/YefM family antitoxin, producing the protein MTLDGIEFIMSLDQNLDQDNTVGRGMEPITVEVLPMLILSVSEAKRQIKDLVEQVGRRNQVFYITRYSRPKVVMLSVDQYESLVGQVNRLQGELAAVSAALDAHIDDTPILLPTPEGGMRAFQPRRPVSSEVRDAIRRAAQMALAQRDRTTEQVIQDGRAALGALARKRSRMAVRSMTKRK; encoded by the coding sequence TTGACGCTCGATGGCATCGAGTTTATAATGAGTCTTGACCAAAATCTTGACCAAGATAATACCGTGGGTCGAGGGATGGAACCAATAACCGTCGAGGTGTTACCCATGCTAATTCTGTCTGTAAGCGAGGCAAAGCGCCAGATTAAGGACCTCGTCGAGCAGGTTGGTCGGCGCAACCAGGTCTTCTATATTACGCGTTACAGCCGACCCAAGGTGGTAATGCTGAGCGTGGACCAGTATGAAAGCCTGGTGGGGCAGGTCAACCGACTTCAGGGCGAGCTCGCTGCTGTTTCGGCTGCGCTAGACGCACACATAGACGACACTCCGATCCTGCTGCCTACGCCTGAGGGCGGGATGCGGGCTTTCCAGCCGCGCCGTCCGGTATCATCAGAAGTGCGAGACGCCATCCGCCGCGCCGCGCAAATGGCTTTGGCGCAACGTGATCGGACGACCGAGCAAGTCATCCAGGACGGTCGCGCGGCGCTCGGCGCGCTCGCGAGGAAGCGATCCAGGATGGCCGTGCGATCAATGACGAAACGGAAGTAG
- a CDS encoding PIN domain-containing protein: protein MTEPAKDTLFSPGSDHPGGKFRAVLDTNVPIAAHLSRNSRSPTVELLERWRAREFTQLYSDDLLAELVEKLQARKIAADAADRYVADLIMLGEHVEVAPEQIQAVIKADPDDDAILAWARTHRPTIPTAVLDGAFRAFRSWMVCTFCTSCAATVRLSARFSSEQRKLHADGRGTRRWPLHLAQGFQRRGDVVYEA, encoded by the coding sequence ATGACTGAGCCGGCCAAGGACACCCTCTTTTCACCCGGTTCTGATCATCCAGGCGGGAAGTTCCGAGCCGTGTTGGATACCAACGTACCCATCGCAGCCCATCTTTCACGTAACTCGCGCAGCCCAACCGTTGAACTACTTGAACGTTGGCGAGCACGCGAGTTTACGCAACTTTACTCCGACGATCTACTGGCCGAGCTTGTCGAGAAACTCCAGGCTCGCAAGATCGCCGCGGACGCAGCGGATCGTTATGTGGCCGACCTGATCATGCTTGGCGAACACGTAGAAGTTGCACCGGAGCAGATTCAAGCCGTCATCAAGGCCGATCCCGATGACGATGCCATCCTGGCCTGGGCGCGGACCCACCGACCTACGATCCCCACTGCCGTGCTGGATGGCGCCTTCCGGGCATTCCGATCCTGGATGGTCTGCACTTTCTGTACGTCGTGCGCGGCGACCGTCCGACTTAGCGCACGCTTCAGCTCAGAACAGCGCAAGCTGCACGCCGACGGGCGCGGGACGCGGCGATGGCCTCTCCATCTCGCGCAGGGCTTTCAGCGCCGCGGCGATGTCGTCTACGAAGCGTGA
- a CDS encoding UvrD-helicase domain-containing protein: MAEPAPSIAYAAPAARLLASLNAEQREAVMGSQEPLIIVAGPGTGKTRTLTVRIAYLIQVQGAAPEAILAITFTNKAAQEMTARLIGLLGAETAQRVMVKTFHAFGAWLLRQWGASLGISPDFIICRDEERRALLAQAAPELRLAERDQFLAWISDAKNRLLSPASPELSAVCEDERLPGIFQRYEDARRRSQALDFDDLIVQAVRLLETQDEVRAALHQRFHWLCVDEYQDIALGQYRLLRLLAAGGANLAVIGDPDQAIYGFRGADRRFFLNFAQDYPGARRLHLSQNYRSTQMILDAAAQVIAANRDERVPLQAVQVLADFVQQVRIEIFQTQTDRAEAETVVHQIEQMVGGTSYFSLDSGRVADAPAAPHAFADFAVLFRLGAQSRLLVEAFERSGIPFQHVGQTPLLEQPAVHHVLAYLWLAVQPATQIHLETVLGSGKGAFASGAMGRLNAQLAASPTGLCDALMAAALAADFSVTQRERLRSLAVFWQSPEMAPGQPVARQIEAVYAFACRQASLRGEPTEAEQIAQLARRAAPFDERLADFLEAQALQGETDAYDPRADRVTLMTLHASKGLEFPVVFIVGCEESLLPYARPGAAADIEEERRLFYVGMTRAQQRLILTHAASRFLFGRSMQNAPSRFVDDIAAALKALREMERPSPRPAPVGVQLALF, encoded by the coding sequence GTGGCCGAACCGGCGCCGTCCATCGCCTACGCCGCGCCGGCCGCGCGGCTGCTGGCATCGCTCAACGCCGAACAGCGCGAGGCGGTAATGGGGTCGCAGGAACCGCTCATCATCGTGGCCGGGCCGGGCACCGGCAAGACCCGCACCCTGACCGTGCGCATCGCGTATCTGATCCAGGTGCAAGGCGCGGCGCCAGAGGCCATCCTCGCCATCACCTTCACGAACAAGGCGGCGCAGGAAATGACCGCCCGCCTGATCGGCCTGCTGGGCGCAGAGACGGCACAGCGGGTCATGGTCAAGACGTTCCATGCCTTCGGCGCGTGGCTGCTGCGCCAATGGGGCGCCAGCCTGGGGATCAGCCCGGATTTCATCATCTGCCGCGATGAAGAGCGCCGCGCGCTGCTGGCGCAAGCTGCACCTGAGCTGCGCCTGGCGGAGCGTGACCAGTTCCTGGCCTGGATCTCCGACGCCAAGAACCGCCTGCTCTCGCCCGCATCGCCTGAGTTGAGCGCCGTGTGCGAGGATGAACGTTTGCCGGGCATCTTTCAGCGTTACGAGGACGCGCGCCGGCGCAGTCAGGCCCTCGATTTCGATGACCTGATCGTGCAAGCGGTGCGGCTGTTGGAGACGCAGGACGAGGTGCGCGCCGCGCTGCATCAGCGTTTTCACTGGCTGTGCGTGGACGAGTACCAGGACATCGCCCTGGGTCAGTACCGCCTGCTGCGTCTGCTGGCCGCGGGCGGCGCCAACCTGGCCGTCATCGGCGATCCCGATCAGGCCATCTACGGTTTCCGCGGGGCCGACCGCCGCTTCTTCCTGAATTTTGCCCAGGACTACCCCGGCGCCCGGCGTCTGCACCTCAGCCAGAACTACCGCTCCACGCAGATGATCCTGGACGCGGCCGCGCAGGTCATTGCGGCCAACCGGGACGAGCGCGTGCCGCTGCAGGCGGTGCAGGTGCTGGCCGATTTCGTGCAGCAGGTGCGCATCGAGATTTTTCAGACGCAAACCGATCGGGCCGAGGCCGAAACTGTCGTGCATCAGATCGAGCAGATGGTGGGCGGCACTAGCTATTTTTCGCTCGATTCGGGCCGCGTGGCCGATGCGCCCGCGGCGCCGCACGCCTTTGCCGATTTTGCCGTGCTTTTCCGCCTGGGTGCGCAGAGCCGCCTGCTGGTCGAGGCCTTCGAGCGCTCCGGCATCCCCTTTCAGCATGTGGGGCAGACCCCCCTGCTCGAGCAGCCGGCCGTGCATCATGTGCTGGCCTACCTGTGGCTGGCCGTGCAGCCGGCCACGCAAATTCATCTGGAGACTGTGCTGGGCAGCGGCAAGGGCGCCTTCGCCAGCGGCGCGATGGGCCGCTTGAACGCCCAGTTAGCCGCGTCGCCGACCGGCCTGTGCGACGCCCTGATGGCGGCCGCCCTGGCCGCTGATTTCAGCGTCACACAGCGGGAACGCCTGCGCAGCCTGGCCGTCTTCTGGCAATCGCCGGAGATGGCGCCTGGGCAGCCGGTCGCGCGCCAGATCGAGGCCGTTTACGCATTTGCCTGTCGCCAGGCCAGCCTGCGCGGCGAGCCCACAGAGGCTGAGCAGATCGCGCAACTGGCGCGCCGGGCCGCGCCGTTCGATGAGCGCCTGGCCGATTTCCTGGAGGCGCAGGCGTTACAAGGCGAAACGGACGCCTACGACCCGCGCGCGGATCGGGTCACGCTGATGACCCTGCACGCGTCGAAGGGGCTGGAATTTCCGGTGGTTTTCATCGTGGGCTGTGAAGAATCGCTGCTGCCCTACGCCCGGCCGGGCGCCGCGGCCGACATCGAAGAGGAGCGGCGTTTGTTCTATGTCGGCATGACTCGCGCCCAGCAGCGGCTGATTCTCACGCATGCGGCCTCGCGCTTCCTGTTCGGCCGGAGCATGCAAAACGCCCCTTCACGCTTCGTAGACGACATCGCCGCGGCGCTGAAAGCCCTGCGCGAGATGGAGAGGCCATCGCCGCGTCCCGCGCCCGTCGGCGTGCAGCTTGCGCTGTTCTGA
- a CDS encoding exo-alpha-sialidase, with protein sequence MLLSAAIVSSCVLVTQAQAGSSALPTCPESEYAHSIVPSPFFEQDRTVYFHPISGSYESKLWRSTNDGSSWQAVFQSLGPGGFDTPAFVPLMNRSGLTVYLSYSFDNGGIAWSGVVRSTDSGDTWEDRSACDTYHGHSYPSDCIGPYATNQPDTIFAARFNDPQRLGKGVVRSDDGGLTWQVMWEEGSVLEVHPSPAFRDDQVVFARPGGWYEPGPYALIASSDGGITWQRRDAGLNGETVELVFSPGFASDHTLFVAESHTLFRSQDVGLNWQPIARIEGGFGIRDLDISPDYVNDLTLFLSIENALLVSYDDGTNWYAIVDVHQPTLDVRRQLRSFTEQPTNRRAPISVPTPGPASQNYLYLPLAGTIGVHPRPLSLFLSREFDRFYRSDDGGLTWRCLLPP encoded by the coding sequence TTGCTGTTGTCAGCCGCCATAGTGAGTTCCTGCGTTCTGGTTACGCAGGCGCAGGCCGGCAGTTCTGCGCTACCCACTTGTCCAGAGTCTGAGTACGCACACAGCATTGTTCCTTCGCCGTTCTTCGAGCAAGACCGCACCGTCTATTTTCATCCTATTTCGGGATCGTATGAATCCAAACTATGGCGCAGCACGAACGATGGATCTAGTTGGCAAGCCGTGTTCCAGTCTCTCGGGCCTGGTGGTTTTGACACACCTGCGTTTGTGCCACTGATGAACAGATCTGGCCTGACAGTATATCTGTCGTATAGCTTTGACAACGGCGGGATCGCCTGGTCGGGCGTGGTACGTAGCACTGATAGTGGTGATACGTGGGAAGATCGCTCAGCTTGTGATACTTACCACGGGCACTCGTACCCTAGCGACTGCATCGGCCCTTACGCCACGAATCAGCCGGACACGATCTTCGCTGCCAGATTCAATGACCCGCAACGATTGGGCAAGGGTGTCGTGCGCAGTGATGATGGCGGCCTTACTTGGCAGGTGATGTGGGAAGAGGGTAGCGTCTTGGAGGTTCACCCATCTCCAGCCTTCCGCGATGATCAGGTTGTGTTCGCGCGTCCTGGTGGCTGGTATGAACCTGGCCCCTACGCCCTGATTGCCTCTTCAGATGGCGGCATCACTTGGCAGCGCCGAGATGCTGGCCTGAATGGGGAGACGGTCGAACTTGTTTTCTCGCCAGGGTTTGCTTCTGACCACACGTTATTTGTTGCTGAATCCCATACACTCTTTAGAAGTCAGGATGTCGGCTTGAACTGGCAACCAATTGCCCGCATCGAAGGTGGTTTTGGAATCCGGGATCTCGACATCTCGCCGGATTACGTGAACGATCTCACTCTTTTTCTATCAATCGAGAATGCGTTGCTCGTTTCTTACGATGATGGAACTAATTGGTATGCCATTGTGGACGTACATCAACCAACCCTTGACGTGCGACGGCAACTGCGCTCATTCACGGAACAGCCCACTAACCGACGAGCACCGATTTCGGTGCCAACTCCTGGGCCTGCCAGTCAGAACTATCTTTACCTGCCGCTGGCCGGCACAATCGGTGTACACCCTCGTCCTTTGAGTTTGTTTCTCTCGCGTGAGTTCGATCGTTTTTATCGCTCGGATGATGGTGGTTTGACGTGGCGTTGCCTGCTGCCGCCGTAG
- a CDS encoding tetratricopeptide repeat protein, with amino-acid sequence MGMLRWQMTRRRLALLLCALLIAWRVGMHLPGWLALNQGLTAWRGADLQRAAAVLQTAVRRLPVSGAAWRGLGRVQLAQAQPADAQTSLQQSLDHLPGDSLTHLELARTLARLGQDEQALAHFRAAGWPAYMSLRRQAEAALSQGATGDALKLARQAAALEPTRPEAFYLWGEALWAQGEQPAAVTQWQAGSALATRPPTAIDYYYTGRVALAQADPAAAVTALQISRRLDPTLPFTGLWLGEALLAAGQREAAIETWRTQARRFPDNPWAARRLGEVGSGK; translated from the coding sequence ATGGGGATGTTGCGCTGGCAGATGACGCGACGCCGCCTGGCGCTGCTGCTCTGCGCCCTGCTGATCGCCTGGCGCGTGGGCATGCACCTGCCGGGATGGCTGGCGCTGAACCAGGGCCTGACCGCCTGGCGAGGGGCGGACCTCCAGCGGGCGGCGGCCGTGCTGCAAACGGCCGTCCGGCGCCTGCCCGTCTCCGGCGCGGCCTGGCGCGGTCTGGGCCGTGTGCAGTTGGCGCAGGCGCAGCCAGCGGACGCGCAAACCTCCCTGCAGCAGTCGCTGGACCATCTGCCCGGCGACAGCCTGACTCACCTGGAACTGGCCCGCACGCTCGCTCGCCTGGGGCAGGATGAGCAGGCGCTGGCGCACTTCCGCGCAGCCGGTTGGCCGGCCTACATGAGTCTGCGCCGCCAGGCCGAGGCCGCGTTGAGCCAGGGCGCGACCGGCGACGCGCTGAAATTGGCGAGACAGGCGGCTGCGCTGGAACCCACCCGTCCCGAAGCCTTTTACCTGTGGGGCGAGGCGCTGTGGGCGCAGGGCGAGCAGCCGGCCGCGGTGACGCAGTGGCAGGCCGGCTCGGCCCTGGCGACCCGACCGCCAACAGCCATTGATTACTACTACACGGGCCGTGTGGCCCTGGCGCAGGCCGACCCAGCCGCCGCCGTCACCGCCCTGCAAATCTCCCGGCGTCTCGACCCCACCCTGCCGTTCACCGGCCTGTGGCTGGGCGAAGCGCTGCTGGCCGCGGGTCAGCGCGAGGCCGCCATCGAGACCTGGCGTACACAGGCGCGGCGCTTTCCCGACAACCCGTGGGCGGCGCGGCGGTTAGGGGAGGTGGGTAGTGGCAAATAA
- a CDS encoding glycosyltransferase family 2 protein yields MANNSLLVIVPAFNEEANIAQVVRGIRAALGGAEGWPLSAAAVLVIDDGSTDDTADVARAAGALVLRLPYNLGIGGAVQAGFKFACRRGYAFAGRMDGDGQHDPADLRRLLQAILTGQADVAIGSRFHGGPVSYRVPLARRLGIRLFAGLVSLLTRRRVTDPTSGLQAVNRRAIEFLARAYPQDYPEIEARILLHRAGLTAIELPAVMAPRRGGVSSINHWRGAYYMVKVLLAVLITAVKKIPTLPA; encoded by the coding sequence GTGGCAAATAATTCGCTTCTGGTGATCGTACCGGCGTTCAATGAGGAGGCAAACATCGCGCAGGTGGTGCGGGGGATTCGGGCTGCTCTGGGCGGCGCTGAGGGCTGGCCTTTGTCCGCGGCCGCTGTGCTGGTGATTGACGATGGCTCGACCGATGACACGGCGGACGTGGCGCGGGCGGCCGGCGCCCTGGTGCTGCGCTTGCCCTACAACCTGGGCATTGGCGGCGCGGTGCAGGCCGGTTTCAAGTTCGCCTGCCGCCGCGGCTATGCCTTTGCCGGCCGTATGGACGGAGACGGGCAGCACGATCCGGCCGATCTGCGCCGTCTGCTGCAAGCCATTCTGACCGGCCAGGCTGATGTGGCGATCGGTTCACGCTTTCACGGTGGCCCGGTCTCCTACCGCGTGCCGCTGGCCCGGCGCCTGGGCATCCGCCTGTTCGCCGGCCTGGTCTCCCTGCTGACGCGGCGCCGCGTCACCGACCCCACCTCCGGCTTGCAGGCGGTCAACCGCCGCGCCATCGAGTTCCTGGCGCGCGCGTATCCGCAGGACTACCCGGAGATCGAGGCGCGCATCCTGCTGCACCGCGCCGGGCTGACCGCCATCGAACTGCCGGCGGTGATGGCTCCGCGGCGCGGGGGCGTCTCCTCCATCAACCACTGGCGCGGCGCGTACTACATGGTCAAAGTGCTGCTCGCCGTGCTCATCACCGCCGTCAAAAAAATCCCCACCCTGCCGGCGTAA
- a CDS encoding DUF2304 domain-containing protein, with translation MPQPILKLIAIAVSLGWLGLILELVRRGRLREDHALLWLLTGVALLLFSIFEGALRFVADLIGVVYAPSILFGVGMLFAVLILLFQGITISRLQAQNKELAQDVALLAWEVQQLQQAGQAEGSTSAADESD, from the coding sequence ATGCCACAACCGATTCTGAAACTGATTGCCATTGCCGTGAGCCTGGGCTGGCTCGGCCTGATCCTGGAACTGGTGCGCCGCGGGCGACTGCGTGAAGATCATGCGCTGCTCTGGCTGCTGACCGGCGTGGCGCTGCTGCTCTTTTCGATTTTCGAGGGGGCGCTGCGCTTCGTGGCCGATCTGATCGGCGTGGTCTACGCGCCGTCCATCCTGTTCGGCGTCGGTATGCTGTTCGCGGTGCTGATTCTGCTCTTCCAGGGCATCACCATCTCGCGTTTGCAGGCGCAGAACAAGGAACTGGCGCAGGACGTGGCGCTGCTCGCCTGGGAGGTGCAGCAACTGCAACAGGCGGGTCAGGCCGAAGGCTCAACCAGCGCTGCTGATGAATCTGATTGA
- a CDS encoding alkaline phosphatase family protein encodes MTYRCFVIGLDGATFDLILPWVAQGKLPAMAQVLARGAWGQLRSTVPPMTGPAWTTFATGANPARHSIYDWVYREPGTYNFVPATAANRRLPSLWSLLSAAGRRVAVVNVPMTFPPEPVNGLLISGLPTPSKQVTFTHPPELAQEIERITGNYILYPDPGQAYSDAGVDAFLARLYQTTETRIKLVENLRGREAWDFFMVVFNGTDTVQHAMWKFMSPAHPLHDPTKAAKYGDAILTFYQFLDRWLATQIASLPPDTVLMLMSDHGFGPFHKFIHVNNWLREQGFLAIKPAWRARLKYAAFRAGFSPMAVYDLLMRLGLGSLKREVVRGQGQGLLRTLFLSFDDVDWPATRAYSLGNIGQIRLNVTGREPQGCVAPGREYEQVREEIMARLRLLTDPATGEAVVDEIYPREELYRGPYLEDAPDIVFLPKRLEYFGFGEYEFGSHRVIEAMRRGISGTHRMNGIFAALGEPVQPGVEISGATLADLAPTVLHLLGQPIPAAMDGRVLIQALRGPLAAQTPQVVDTPAPVSTTGAFTLSAEDEAAISERLRGLGYVG; translated from the coding sequence ATGACCTACCGTTGTTTCGTGATCGGCCTCGATGGGGCCACGTTCGACTTGATCCTGCCCTGGGTGGCGCAGGGCAAGCTGCCCGCGATGGCCCAGGTTTTGGCGCGCGGGGCCTGGGGCCAACTGCGCAGCACCGTGCCGCCCATGACCGGCCCGGCCTGGACCACGTTCGCCACCGGCGCCAACCCGGCTCGCCACAGCATTTACGATTGGGTCTACCGCGAGCCTGGCACCTACAACTTCGTTCCGGCCACCGCGGCCAACCGGCGCCTGCCCAGCCTGTGGAGCCTGCTGAGCGCGGCCGGCCGCCGCGTGGCCGTGGTCAACGTGCCGATGACCTTTCCGCCGGAGCCGGTCAACGGCCTGTTGATCTCCGGCCTGCCCACGCCGTCGAAGCAGGTCACCTTCACGCACCCGCCGGAACTGGCGCAGGAGATCGAGCGCATCACCGGCAACTACATCCTCTACCCCGACCCGGGGCAGGCCTATTCCGACGCAGGCGTGGATGCCTTCCTGGCCCGCCTGTACCAGACCACCGAGACGCGCATCAAGCTGGTGGAGAATCTGCGCGGCCGCGAGGCCTGGGATTTCTTCATGGTCGTCTTCAACGGCACCGACACCGTGCAGCACGCCATGTGGAAGTTCATGAGCCCCGCGCATCCGCTGCACGATCCGACCAAAGCGGCTAAATACGGCGACGCCATCTTGACCTTCTACCAGTTCCTCGACCGCTGGCTGGCGACCCAAATCGCGAGCCTGCCGCCGGACACCGTGCTCATGCTGATGTCCGATCACGGCTTCGGCCCGTTCCACAAGTTCATCCATGTCAACAACTGGCTGCGTGAGCAGGGCTTTCTGGCGATCAAGCCCGCCTGGCGCGCCCGGCTCAAATACGCTGCGTTCCGGGCCGGCTTCAGCCCGATGGCCGTCTATGACCTGCTCATGCGCCTGGGACTGGGCAGCCTCAAGCGTGAGGTGGTGCGCGGGCAGGGTCAGGGTCTGCTGCGCACCCTCTTTCTTTCGTTCGATGATGTGGACTGGCCCGCGACCCGCGCCTACTCGCTCGGCAACATCGGCCAGATTCGGCTCAATGTGACCGGGCGCGAGCCGCAAGGTTGCGTGGCGCCTGGGCGGGAGTACGAGCAGGTGCGCGAAGAGATCATGGCCCGCCTGCGCCTGTTGACCGATCCGGCCACGGGCGAGGCGGTGGTGGATGAAATTTACCCGCGTGAAGAACTGTACCGCGGGCCGTACCTGGAGGACGCGCCCGACATTGTCTTCCTGCCCAAACGCCTGGAGTATTTTGGCTTTGGCGAATATGAGTTTGGCTCGCACCGGGTGATCGAGGCCATGCGCCGCGGCATCTCCGGCACGCACCGCATGAACGGCATCTTCGCGGCGCTGGGCGAGCCGGTGCAGCCAGGCGTCGAGATCAGCGGCGCGACCCTGGCGGACCTGGCGCCGACCGTGCTGCACCTGCTGGGTCAGCCGATTCCGGCCGCCATGGATGGCCGCGTTCTCATCCAGGCGCTGCGCGGCCCGTTAGCTGCACAGACGCCGCAGGTGGTTGACACGCCCGCGCCGGTCAGCACAACCGGCGCCTTCACCCTCTCCGCCGAGGACGAAGCCGCGATCAGCGAGCGCCTGCGCGGGTTGGGGTACGTCGGTTGA
- a CDS encoding polysaccharide deacetylase family protein, with amino-acid sequence MNGSSVAPNQNPPSHALTIDLEEWFQGLTSTNRQVARWPEWPARAAGLTDRLLELLAGHGVRATFFVVGALAAAEPALIARIAAAGHELAVHGYDHRFVHELTPAQFRAELRRTVHAIRRAAGDVPILGHRAPYFSINGSCLWALDVLADEGFVYDSSLIRTRNPLYGFAQAPLRPVRLQPGGAGALTEFPVTTLGVGRWRLPCGGFAWRVLPYPVIRALVRRAQAQGAIVAYVHPWEFDTNQPAPTRLTARERITHRAGRARLWSTWRRLLTDSPWGPLADHLALAERLPLWSLA; translated from the coding sequence TTGAACGGATCATCGGTGGCGCCGAACCAAAATCCGCCCAGCCACGCGCTGACCATTGACCTGGAAGAATGGTTCCAGGGCCTGACCAGCACCAATCGCCAGGTGGCGCGCTGGCCGGAATGGCCGGCCCGCGCGGCCGGGTTGACCGACCGCCTGCTCGAACTGCTCGCCGGCCACGGGGTGCGCGCCACCTTTTTCGTGGTTGGCGCGCTGGCCGCGGCCGAACCGGCGCTGATCGCCCGCATCGCGGCCGCCGGCCATGAACTGGCCGTGCATGGCTACGATCACCGTTTCGTGCATGAACTGACCCCGGCCCAGTTCCGGGCTGAGCTGCGCCGCACCGTACACGCCATCCGCCGCGCGGCCGGGGATGTTCCCATCCTGGGCCACCGCGCGCCCTACTTTTCGATCAACGGCTCGTGCCTGTGGGCGCTCGACGTGCTGGCGGACGAAGGGTTCGTCTACGATTCGAGCCTGATCCGCACGCGCAACCCGCTGTACGGCTTTGCGCAGGCGCCCCTGCGGCCGGTGCGCCTGCAACCTGGCGGGGCCGGCGCGCTGACCGAATTTCCGGTGACGACCCTGGGGGTGGGGCGCTGGCGTCTGCCCTGCGGCGGCTTTGCCTGGCGCGTGCTGCCCTATCCGGTCATTCGGGCGCTGGTGCGCCGCGCCCAGGCGCAGGGCGCCATCGTGGCCTATGTGCATCCGTGGGAGTTCGACACCAACCAGCCTGCGCCAACCCGTCTGACCGCACGTGAGCGCATCACCCACCGCGCCGGCCGGGCCAGGCTCTGGTCAACCTGGCGCCGCCTGCTGACTGACTCCCCCTGGGGGCCGCTGGCCGATCATCTGGCGCTGGCTGAGCGTCTGCCGCTCTGGAGCCTGGCATGA